From one Nitrospirota bacterium genomic stretch:
- a CDS encoding DUF2275 domain-containing protein, with the protein MECINFQERLQAYLDGIISAEEKFLIDEHLKLCPKCNESLSDLRKTIEYVHNLEDIEPPSWLAQRVMARVRAEAEQKRGILQRLFYPLHIKLPIEIAATVAIAITTIYIFKAIQPEIRLAKAPQEETAPKILSEKDITQRKAEKGEKEIPPSPPLIKKGEREFVAEQPVPAKELQTKIDRLEESKAPESVKQEPLKDQKVAGAKREEAKQPVGIMEKDKSRHEVLSPAPKLKEVVSKKGEGIILTVNVKDIETARKEIEKELIQLGGKIKKIESSEKNYVILTELHSEKLEKLKEKLKLIGMPKERPVLYTLKGNIEIIIEVIKID; encoded by the coding sequence ATGGAATGCATTAATTTTCAAGAAAGGCTTCAGGCTTATTTAGATGGCATTATCTCTGCTGAAGAAAAATTTCTCATAGATGAACATCTCAAGTTATGCCCGAAATGTAATGAATCGCTTTCAGACCTTAGGAAGACAATCGAGTATGTTCATAACCTCGAGGATATAGAGCCCCCTTCATGGCTTGCCCAGAGGGTTATGGCAAGAGTAAGGGCAGAGGCCGAGCAAAAAAGAGGAATACTCCAGAGACTGTTTTATCCACTTCATATAAAACTACCGATTGAGATTGCTGCTACTGTTGCTATTGCAATCACAACTATTTATATCTTCAAGGCTATTCAGCCGGAGATTAGACTCGCAAAGGCACCTCAAGAAGAAACTGCACCTAAAATACTTTCAGAAAAGGATATAACTCAGAGAAAGGCAGAAAAAGGCGAGAAAGAAATTCCTCCATCCCCACCTTTAATAAAGAAGGGTGAGAGGGAATTTGTAGCAGAACAACCTGTACCTGCCAAAGAATTACAAACAAAAATAGATAGGCTGGAGGAATCCAAAGCTCCTGAGTCAGTAAAACAAGAGCCCCTTAAAGATCAAAAAGTTGCAGGCGCAAAGCGAGAAGAGGCCAAACAGCCAGTAGGTATTATGGAGAAGGACAAGTCAAGACATGAGGTGTTGTCACCTGCTCCAAAATTAAAGGAAGTAGTCAGTAAAAAAGGAGAGGGCATTATTCTGACGGTTAATGTCAAAGATATCGAAACTGCCAGAAAAGAGATCGAAAAGGAATTAATCCAGCTTGGAGGAAAAATTAAAAAGATAGAATCTTCTGAAAAAAATTATGTCATTCTTACAGAGCTACATTCTGAGAAACTGGAGAAGCTAAAAGAAAAGTTGAAGCTTATTGGAATGCCTAAAGAAAGGCCTGTTTTATATACTCTAAAAGGTAATATAGAAATAATAATTGAAGTTATAAAAATTGATTAG
- a CDS encoding sigma-70 family RNA polymerase sigma factor encodes MKGNEQTTIDEDVELVSLCKKGDVDAFEVFVKRYQKMMLNIAYRMIGNYEDACEVVQDAFLSAYKGLKDFKGTSRFSTWLYTIVINLSKNRINQLKTQIHHEQFSIDDPVFTEDGEMKVEYASNEPSVSEKLEKREIQQKVQKCINSLDPEFREVLILRDMQGFSYNEISGMLKIAEGTVKSRLFRARDALKDCLKKVIGEL; translated from the coding sequence ATGAAGGGAAACGAGCAGACAACGATAGATGAAGATGTTGAACTTGTTTCTCTATGTAAAAAGGGCGATGTAGATGCCTTCGAGGTATTCGTAAAAAGATACCAGAAGATGATGCTTAATATCGCTTACAGGATGATCGGAAACTATGAGGATGCATGTGAAGTTGTGCAGGATGCATTTCTATCTGCATATAAAGGTCTTAAGGACTTTAAAGGAACGTCCAGATTTTCTACATGGCTATATACCATAGTAATTAATCTTTCAAAAAACCGTATTAACCAATTGAAAACACAAATTCATCATGAACAGTTTTCCATTGATGACCCTGTTTTTACGGAGGATGGTGAGATGAAAGTAGAGTATGCATCTAACGAGCCTTCTGTATCCGAAAAACTTGAGAAAAGAGAGATTCAGCAAAAGGTTCAGAAATGCATAAACTCCCTTGACCCTGAATTCAGAGAGGTTCTCATCTTAAGGGACATGCAGGGGTTCTCTTATAATGAGATAAGTGGTATGCTTAAAATAGCTGAGGGAACTGTTAAATCAAGGCTTTTCAGGGCAAGGGATGCCCTAAAGGATTGCTTAAAGAAAGTGATTGGTGAGCTTTAG